A single region of the Gopherus evgoodei ecotype Sinaloan lineage chromosome 3, rGopEvg1_v1.p, whole genome shotgun sequence genome encodes:
- the ZC3H12D gene encoding probable ribonuclease ZC3H12D isoform X2 — protein MLRHWQEKLDDQINHGNKEVFSCRGIQLAVDWFRERGHKDIKVFVPSWRKEPPRFDSPITDQHILDELAKQTILVYTPSRKVKGRRVVCYDDRYIIKVAHEKDGVIVSNDNYRDLQSENPEWKWFIEHRLLMYSFVSDKFMPPDDPLGRHGPTLYNFLSKKPVLPFTRWQPCPYGKKCTYGSKCKFFHPERQYQAQLSVADELRAKTKALSRSLETEEERLKATPATTQGGTASRDVCIERLQESSGAIGGGSSSTQSFARDWFHSTQQERSYTKHSARAWGDRPLCKLEPEQNVLQKDLQREQRLMEKQLSVLSLRDKLYSANRLADTSEREDATDSTHQCCNLTHHHCHNLYATHHIHSSDCMCLQQCKLPSPLHRHPAHFKPEHRGNVQMSAVQGQRIQYTVDRSLSTQGLQAQQQVTHTVRSLLNGPFPYSKREDGQYQRHLQNQPPIQSFLLDSHKGPGSFSYLPTSHSDYLPNHAPEPLAGEQAHIRSVLCSVFPYDEVDRVMFLYPDLKDMASLILLIQRHRLL, from the exons ATGCTGAGGCACTGGCAGGAGAAACTGGATGACCAGATAAA CCATgggaacaaagaagtgttctcaTGCCGGGGGATTCAGCTGGCAGTGGACTGGTtcagggagagaggccacaaagACATCAAGGTCTTTGTCCCATCATGGAGAAAGGAACCACCACGATTTGATAGCCCCATTACAG atcAGCACATTCTTGATGAGCTTGCAAAACAAACCATTCTGGTGTACACTCCATCCCGCAAGGTGAAAGGCAGGCGCGTGGTCTGCTATGACGATCGCTATATAATTAAAGTGGCCCATGAGAAAGATGGGGTGATTGTTTCCAATGACAACTACCGGGACCTCCAGAGTGAAAATCCTGAGTGGAAGTGGTTCATCGAGCACCGGCTACTCATGTACTCCTTTGTCAGTGACAA GTTTATGCCTCCTGATGACCCACTAGGCCGTCATGGACCTACTCTTTACAATTTCCTCAGCAAAAAGCCAGTGCTTCCTTTTACCAGATGGCAGCCCTGTCCTTATG GCAAAAAATGCACTTATGGGAGCAAGTGCAAATTTTTCCACCCTGAACGACAGTATCAAGCTCAGCTGTCAGTGGCTGATGAGCTCCGAGCCAAAACAAAGGCCTTGTCTCGAAGCTTGGAGACAGAGGAAGAAAGGTTGAAGGCTACCCCAGCTACAACCCAAGGAGGGACTGCATCCCGTGACGTTTGCATAGAAAGGCTGCAGGAATCCAGTGGTGCTATAGGGGGCGGCAGCAGCTCCACTCAGAGCTTTGCAAGGGATTGGTTCCATTCCACACAACAGGAAAGGAGCTACACCAAGCATTCAGCTAGAGCCTGGGGAGACAGGCCCCTGTGTAAGCTGGAACCCGAACAAAATGTATTACAGAAAGATCTACAGAGAGAGCAAAGGCTCATGGAAAAGCAGCTGTCTGTATTGTCCCTCAGGGACAAGCTATATAGCGCAAACAGGCTGGCAGACACATCTGAGAGAGAGGATGCAACTGACAGTACCCATCAATGCTGTAATCTTACCCACCATCACTGTCACAATCTATATGCAACTCATCACATCCATAGTTCGGACTGCATGTGCTTACAACAGTGCAAGCTGCCTTCTCCTCTTCACAGGCACCCAGCTCACTTTAAGCCTGAGCACCGCGGCAATGTGCAAATGTCAGCAGTGCAGGGTCAGAGAATCCAATACACTGTGGACAGATCTCTGTCCACACAAGGCCTGCAGGCCCAACAGCAAGTCACACACACTGTCAGGTCTCTTCTGAATGGCCCATTTCCCTACAGCAAACGCGAAGATGGACAATACCAAAGGCATTTGCAGAATCAGCCTCCCATTCAGTCATTTTTGTTAGACTCCCACAAGGGGCCCGGCTCCTTCAGCTATTTACCCACTTCTCACAGCGATTATCTCCCGAATCACGCTCCAGAGCCACTTGCTGGAGAGCAAGCACACATCCGCAGTGTGCTCTGCTCTGTCTTCCCATACGATGAAGTGGATCGAGTTATGTTCTTGTACCCTGATCTCAAGGATATGGCTAGTTTAATTTTACTAATTCAAAGACACAGGCTCTTATGA
- the ZC3H12D gene encoding probable ribonuclease ZC3H12D isoform X1 → MEAHLGKMEFFCKLGYGKQDICKVLENLGQGALEDDVLKELIRVGSRPVAQERQAQHPLPKLVPRGSCSRAAVPKQPEEEASDSSSHLRPIVIDGSNIAMSHGNKEVFSCRGIQLAVDWFRERGHKDIKVFVPSWRKEPPRFDSPITDQHILDELAKQTILVYTPSRKVKGRRVVCYDDRYIIKVAHEKDGVIVSNDNYRDLQSENPEWKWFIEHRLLMYSFVSDKFMPPDDPLGRHGPTLYNFLSKKPVLPFTRWQPCPYGKKCTYGSKCKFFHPERQYQAQLSVADELRAKTKALSRSLETEEERLKATPATTQGGTASRDVCIERLQESSGAIGGGSSSTQSFARDWFHSTQQERSYTKHSARAWGDRPLCKLEPEQNVLQKDLQREQRLMEKQLSVLSLRDKLYSANRLADTSEREDATDSTHQCCNLTHHHCHNLYATHHIHSSDCMCLQQCKLPSPLHRHPAHFKPEHRGNVQMSAVQGQRIQYTVDRSLSTQGLQAQQQVTHTVRSLLNGPFPYSKREDGQYQRHLQNQPPIQSFLLDSHKGPGSFSYLPTSHSDYLPNHAPEPLAGEQAHIRSVLCSVFPYDEVDRVMFLYPDLKDMASLILLIQRHRLL, encoded by the exons ATGGAAGCGCACCTGGGCAAGATGGAGTTTTTCTGCAAGCTGGGGTATGGCAAGCAGGACATCTGCAAAGTGCTGGAAAATCTGGGCCAAGGGGCCCTGGAGGATGATGTGCTGAAAGAGTTGATTCGGGTAGGTAGCAGGCCTGTGGCTCAGGAGAGGCAGGCCCAGCATCCTCTCCCAAAACTTGTCCCCCGTGGGTCATGTAGCCGTGCGGCAGTGCCCAAGCAGCCAGAAGAGGAGGCAAGCGATTCTTCCAGTCACTTGAGACCTATCGTGATCGATGGCAGCAACATTGCTATGAG CCATgggaacaaagaagtgttctcaTGCCGGGGGATTCAGCTGGCAGTGGACTGGTtcagggagagaggccacaaagACATCAAGGTCTTTGTCCCATCATGGAGAAAGGAACCACCACGATTTGATAGCCCCATTACAG atcAGCACATTCTTGATGAGCTTGCAAAACAAACCATTCTGGTGTACACTCCATCCCGCAAGGTGAAAGGCAGGCGCGTGGTCTGCTATGACGATCGCTATATAATTAAAGTGGCCCATGAGAAAGATGGGGTGATTGTTTCCAATGACAACTACCGGGACCTCCAGAGTGAAAATCCTGAGTGGAAGTGGTTCATCGAGCACCGGCTACTCATGTACTCCTTTGTCAGTGACAA GTTTATGCCTCCTGATGACCCACTAGGCCGTCATGGACCTACTCTTTACAATTTCCTCAGCAAAAAGCCAGTGCTTCCTTTTACCAGATGGCAGCCCTGTCCTTATG GCAAAAAATGCACTTATGGGAGCAAGTGCAAATTTTTCCACCCTGAACGACAGTATCAAGCTCAGCTGTCAGTGGCTGATGAGCTCCGAGCCAAAACAAAGGCCTTGTCTCGAAGCTTGGAGACAGAGGAAGAAAGGTTGAAGGCTACCCCAGCTACAACCCAAGGAGGGACTGCATCCCGTGACGTTTGCATAGAAAGGCTGCAGGAATCCAGTGGTGCTATAGGGGGCGGCAGCAGCTCCACTCAGAGCTTTGCAAGGGATTGGTTCCATTCCACACAACAGGAAAGGAGCTACACCAAGCATTCAGCTAGAGCCTGGGGAGACAGGCCCCTGTGTAAGCTGGAACCCGAACAAAATGTATTACAGAAAGATCTACAGAGAGAGCAAAGGCTCATGGAAAAGCAGCTGTCTGTATTGTCCCTCAGGGACAAGCTATATAGCGCAAACAGGCTGGCAGACACATCTGAGAGAGAGGATGCAACTGACAGTACCCATCAATGCTGTAATCTTACCCACCATCACTGTCACAATCTATATGCAACTCATCACATCCATAGTTCGGACTGCATGTGCTTACAACAGTGCAAGCTGCCTTCTCCTCTTCACAGGCACCCAGCTCACTTTAAGCCTGAGCACCGCGGCAATGTGCAAATGTCAGCAGTGCAGGGTCAGAGAATCCAATACACTGTGGACAGATCTCTGTCCACACAAGGCCTGCAGGCCCAACAGCAAGTCACACACACTGTCAGGTCTCTTCTGAATGGCCCATTTCCCTACAGCAAACGCGAAGATGGACAATACCAAAGGCATTTGCAGAATCAGCCTCCCATTCAGTCATTTTTGTTAGACTCCCACAAGGGGCCCGGCTCCTTCAGCTATTTACCCACTTCTCACAGCGATTATCTCCCGAATCACGCTCCAGAGCCACTTGCTGGAGAGCAAGCACACATCCGCAGTGTGCTCTGCTCTGTCTTCCCATACGATGAAGTGGATCGAGTTATGTTCTTGTACCCTGATCTCAAGGATATGGCTAGTTTAATTTTACTAATTCAAAGACACAGGCTCTTATGA